The proteins below are encoded in one region of bacterium:
- a CDS encoding tetratricopeptide repeat protein — MLKSSTRTLLVLILMAAIAGCAKGPSQEQLFEKAKKAQEESNFPSAIQAYQEIVKRYPKSPQAAQCQFMVGYLYANHMKNMDMAKQAYQTFLHNYPEDALVKDAQWELDHLGKDVNEIDELNKILAKDSTLAKSDSTR; from the coding sequence ATGCTGAAGAGCAGTACCCGCACATTGCTGGTTCTGATCTTGATGGCTGCCATCGCCGGTTGTGCCAAGGGCCCGTCCCAGGAACAACTGTTTGAGAAGGCGAAGAAGGCTCAGGAAGAAAGCAACTTCCCCTCCGCGATTCAGGCTTATCAGGAAATCGTCAAGCGCTACCCCAAGTCACCCCAAGCGGCCCAGTGTCAATTCATGGTCGGGTATCTTTATGCTAACCACATGAAGAATATGGACATGGCCAAGCAAGCGTATCAGACGTTTTTGCATAACTACCCTGAAGACGCGCTGGTCAAGGATGCTCAGTGGGAATTGGACCATTTGGGTAAAGATGTCAACGAGATCGACGAACTGAACAAGATCCTCGCCAAGGACAGTACGCTTGCGAAGTCAGATTCCACCCGGTAG
- a CDS encoding MoxR family ATPase → MDQDIREITIRIERESELADRILAETGKVLYGQRYMMERLLIGLFAGGHVLLEGVPGLAKTLAVKTLAATMQAKFQRIQFTPDLLPADLVGTLVYNQKDSNFTTRKGPIFANFVLADEINRAPAKVQSALLEAMQERQVTIGDATYPLPDPFLVLATQNPIEQEGTYPLPEAQVDRFMLKIKIDYPRREDEVKIMRAYSQAEVPTVNAVVSPDEIHRIRKLVEGIYVDPKIETYVLDMVFATRQPETHKLLDLKPLIQYGASPRASIYLLKAARAHAFLRRRGYVVPEDIRAVGLDVLRHRVTVTYEAEAENISSEDIVNKIFNTIEVP, encoded by the coding sequence ATGGATCAGGACATTCGAGAGATCACCATACGGATCGAACGCGAATCGGAACTGGCCGACCGTATTTTGGCGGAAACGGGGAAAGTCCTTTACGGCCAGCGCTATATGATGGAACGTCTGCTTATCGGGCTGTTTGCCGGGGGGCACGTGCTGCTCGAAGGTGTTCCCGGACTTGCAAAGACTCTGGCGGTCAAGACTCTCGCCGCCACCATGCAGGCGAAATTTCAGCGCATCCAGTTTACTCCGGACCTTCTGCCTGCCGACCTGGTGGGCACGCTGGTATACAACCAGAAGGACAGCAACTTCACCACCCGCAAGGGACCGATTTTCGCCAATTTTGTCTTAGCAGACGAGATCAACCGCGCGCCCGCCAAGGTGCAGTCCGCTCTGCTCGAAGCCATGCAGGAGCGGCAGGTCACGATCGGGGACGCCACCTATCCGCTGCCGGATCCTTTTCTTGTCTTAGCTACGCAGAATCCGATTGAGCAGGAAGGAACCTATCCGCTGCCCGAAGCGCAGGTGGACCGGTTCATGCTCAAAATCAAGATCGATTACCCGCGCCGGGAAGATGAAGTGAAGATCATGCGGGCGTATTCGCAGGCGGAAGTCCCCACTGTGAACGCTGTGGTGTCGCCCGACGAAATCCACCGCATCCGCAAGTTGGTGGAAGGGATCTATGTAGATCCCAAGATCGAAACCTATGTGCTGGACATGGTCTTTGCCACGCGGCAGCCGGAAACGCACAAGCTGCTTGATCTCAAGCCGCTGATTCAGTACGGGGCATCGCCTCGCGCCTCTATCTATCTATTGAAGGCCGCGCGGGCGCATGCTTTCCTGCGCCGCCGCGGGTATGTGGTGCCTGAGGACATTCGCGCCGTGGGGCTCGACGTCCTGCGTCATCGCGTGACGGTCACCTATGAAGCTGAAGCGGAGAATATCTCCTCCGAAGACATCGTCAATAAGATTTTTAACACCATCGAAGTACCCTGA
- a CDS encoding DUF58 domain-containing protein, translated as METREILKKVRQIEIKTRGVVNEIMSGEYHAVFKGRGMNFAEVREYQMGDDVRAIDWNVSARMGHPYIKLFEEERELLVMLLCDVSSSSNFGSGDSMKVEMATEMAAVLAFSAIKNNDKVGLLLFTDKIEKFIAPRKGRSHILRILRELITFEPQRQGTDIKGALEYMNSVIKKKAITFLISDFIDEDYQKALRIVGRKHDVTAVHVTDPREYLLPDVGLVRLHDAENGSPMWVDTSSARVRKQLETRFRTWQASVKSQCQKSGVDYLPLSTGQDYVKPLIQFFRRREQRR; from the coding sequence TTGGAAACGCGTGAGATCCTGAAGAAGGTCCGGCAGATCGAGATCAAGACCCGCGGGGTCGTGAACGAGATCATGTCCGGAGAGTACCATGCGGTATTCAAAGGCCGAGGCATGAACTTCGCCGAGGTGCGTGAATACCAGATGGGAGATGACGTGCGCGCCATTGACTGGAATGTCTCGGCGCGCATGGGGCATCCGTATATCAAGCTTTTCGAAGAAGAGCGCGAGTTGCTTGTCATGCTGCTCTGCGACGTGTCCAGCAGTTCCAACTTCGGCTCGGGCGACAGCATGAAGGTGGAGATGGCCACGGAAATGGCGGCGGTGCTGGCCTTTTCGGCGATCAAGAACAATGACAAGGTCGGTCTGCTGCTCTTTACGGACAAGATCGAGAAGTTCATCGCGCCGCGCAAAGGCCGGAGTCACATCCTGCGGATTCTGCGCGAGTTGATTACCTTCGAGCCCCAGCGGCAGGGAACGGATATCAAAGGCGCGCTGGAATATATGAACTCCGTCATCAAGAAGAAGGCCATTACCTTTTTGATTTCGGATTTCATCGATGAGGACTATCAGAAGGCGCTGCGGATTGTAGGACGGAAGCATGATGTGACGGCGGTGCACGTGACCGACCCGCGCGAGTATCTGCTGCCGGACGTGGGGCTGGTGCGGCTGCATGACGCGGAGAACGGATCCCCTATGTGGGTGGATACCTCCTCGGCGCGGGTGCGCAAGCAGCTTGAAACGCGGTTCCGCACGTGGCAGGCGTCGGTGAAGTCACAGTGCCAGAAATCCGGTGTGGACTATCTGCCCTTGAGCACCGGTCAGGACTATGTGAAACCCTTGATTCAATTCTTCAGAAGACGGGAGCAGCGACGATAA
- a CDS encoding VWA domain-containing protein, with translation MTFAHPQFLWGLLILPVLIYFHFFREGQRRSDFRYPTLTHLKGLSGGRTWMRHLPFVLRLLGIGFLCVVMARPQAFGRETRSNVEGIDIILCLDTSGSMAAEDLKPSRIEAAKNVAADFVKGRVSDRIGIVPFAAQSFTQCPLTTDYSILVSLIGDLRLGMVEDGTAIGMALATSLNRLRESKAKSRVIILLTDGQNNRGEIDPVTAAQAAKALGIRIYAVGVGTRGYAPFPVQDIFGKHYQNMPVDIDEDMLKQVASLTGGKYFRATDEKKLADIYKEIDKLERTRVDVEEYRRVAELYNPWLWAALLCLSLEFLLSATLLRKLP, from the coding sequence ATGACCTTTGCCCATCCGCAATTCCTGTGGGGACTGCTCATCCTGCCGGTGCTCATCTACTTCCATTTTTTCCGGGAAGGCCAGCGCCGCAGCGACTTCCGTTACCCGACTCTGACTCATTTGAAGGGGCTCTCGGGAGGCCGCACGTGGATGCGGCATCTGCCGTTCGTGCTCAGGCTGCTGGGGATTGGCTTCCTTTGTGTGGTGATGGCCAGGCCGCAGGCCTTCGGCAGGGAAACCCGGAGCAATGTGGAGGGCATCGACATCATTCTATGCCTGGACACATCGGGGTCCATGGCGGCGGAGGACTTAAAGCCCAGCCGCATCGAGGCCGCAAAGAATGTGGCGGCAGATTTTGTCAAAGGCCGTGTGTCTGATCGCATCGGCATCGTGCCGTTTGCGGCACAGAGCTTTACGCAATGCCCGCTGACAACGGACTATTCGATTCTGGTCAGCCTTATCGGCGATTTGCGGCTGGGAATGGTGGAGGACGGCACGGCCATCGGCATGGCGTTGGCGACGTCTCTTAACCGGCTGCGCGAGTCCAAGGCCAAGAGCCGGGTGATCATCCTTCTGACGGACGGCCAGAACAATCGCGGCGAGATCGACCCGGTGACGGCGGCGCAAGCGGCCAAGGCGCTGGGGATTCGCATTTATGCGGTGGGCGTGGGCACGCGAGGCTATGCGCCGTTTCCGGTGCAGGATATTTTCGGCAAGCATTACCAGAACATGCCGGTGGATATTGACGAGGACATGCTGAAGCAGGTCGCCAGCCTGACCGGTGGCAAATATTTCCGGGCAACGGATGAGAAGAAGCTGGCCGATATCTATAAGGAGATCGATAAGCTGGAGCGTACACGCGTGGACGTGGAGGAGTACCGCCGGGTGGCGGAACTTTACAATCCGTGGCTGTGGGCGGCGCTGCTGTGTCTGTCTCTGGAGTTTCTGCTATCGGCCACTCTGCTGAGGAAGCTGCCATGA